The Paracoccus sp. MA DNA segment GGGGCTGGGCCCGCCGGGCCAGGTCGATCAGCGAATAGCAGGAAATCGTCAAGGAGTTCTTGAAGTTGTCCCGGGTCGTGTTGATGAAGCGCCCGGTCAGCTCGTTCTTGTCCGAATAGGCGACGGCGTGAACCAGGAAGTCCAGCCCGCCCCAGCGCGAATCCAGCGTGGCAAAGGCGCGGTCGAGCGATTCGTCGTCCAGCACATCGACATCCATCAGGAAGTCCGAACCCAGCGCGGCGGCCAGGGGCTCGACCCGCTTGCCGAAAGCTTCGCCCTGATAGGTAAAGGCCAGCTCCGCCCCCTCGCCGGCCAGCGCCCGGGCGATTCCCCATGCGATCGAGCGGTCATTCGCGACCCCCATCACCAGGCCGCGCTTTCCTTTCAACAATTCGCCCATGGCTTTACCTTTTCTTGGTTTATTCGCGGTATTTCGACAGGAGCAGCGTGGCGTTGGTGCCGCCAAAACCGAAACTGTTGGAAAGGATGCTATCGAAATCGACATCGTCCAGGCGGGCTTGCGCGATCTCCTCGGGCCGGATCTCGGGGTCCAGCGCGGCGATATTGGCCGAGGCGGCGATGAAGCCCTGCTGCATCATCAGCAGCGAATAGATCGCCTCGTGCACGCCGGTCGCGCCCAGAGAATGGCCGGTGAGGGATTTGGTCGAGGAAACCGGCGGCACGGCGCCTTCGCCGAAGACCCGGCGCAATGCCTTGATCTCGCCCACATCGCCCACCGGGGTCGAGGTGCCGTGCGCATTGACATAGCTGACGCGGCGCCCCTCGGGCAGCGTGGACAGCGCCAGCCGCATCGAGCGTTCTCCGCCCTCCCCGGAAGGCGCGACCATGTCATAGCCGTCGCTGGTGGCCCCGTAGCCGGTGACCTCGGCATAGATCCGGGCGCCGCGGGCCAGGGCGTGGCCCAGCTCCTCCAGCACCACCACCCCGGCGCCGCCGGCGATGACGAAGCCGTCGCGGGTCGCGTCGAAGGGGCGCGAGGCGGTTTGCGGCGTATCGTTATACTTGGACGACATGGCGCCCATGGCATCGAACAGGCAGCTGAGCGTCCAGTCCAGCTCTTCGCCGCCGCCGGCGAAGACGATGTCCTGCTTGCCCATCTGGATCAGTTCGGTGCCGTTGCCGATGCAATGCGCCGAGGTCGAGCAGGCCGAGGTGATCGAATAGTTCACGCCCTTGATCCTGAAGGGCGTGGCCAGGCAGGCCGAATTGGTCGAGGACATGCAGCGCGTCACCATGAAGGGCCCCATGCGCTTGGGCGCGCCCTTCTCGATCACGGTGCGATGCGCCTCGAACAGGTTCGCGGTCGAAGGTCCGCCCGAGCCCATGACCAGGCCGGTGCGCTCGTTCGAGACA contains these protein-coding regions:
- a CDS encoding enoyl-ACP reductase; this encodes MGELLKGKRGLVMGVANDRSIAWGIARALAGEGAELAFTYQGEAFGKRVEPLAAALGSDFLMDVDVLDDESLDRAFATLDSRWGGLDFLVHAVAYSDKNELTGRFINTTRDNFKNSLTISCYSLIDLARRAQPLMSNGGSIITLTYAGSNRVTPFYNVMGVAKAALESSVRYLANDLGPEGIRVNAISPGPMKTLAGAAIGGARKTYRHTEANAPLRANATLEAIGGTAVWLCSDWGACTTGEVVLVDGGYHVLGMPQSENL
- the fabB gene encoding beta-ketoacyl-ACP synthase I, coding for MRRVVITGLGIVSPIGNNATEVTESLRAGRSGIVFAPEYAEHGFRSQVHGMPDIVLEDHVDKRNLRFMGAGAAYNFIAMQQAIEDAGLAPEDVSNERTGLVMGSGGPSTANLFEAHRTVIEKGAPKRMGPFMVTRCMSSTNSACLATPFRIKGVNYSITSACSTSAHCIGNGTELIQMGKQDIVFAGGGEELDWTLSCLFDAMGAMSSKYNDTPQTASRPFDATRDGFVIAGGAGVVVLEELGHALARGARIYAEVTGYGATSDGYDMVAPSGEGGERSMRLALSTLPEGRRVSYVNAHGTSTPVGDVGEIKALRRVFGEGAVPPVSSTKSLTGHSLGATGVHEAIYSLLMMQQGFIAASANIAALDPEIRPEEIAQARLDDVDFDSILSNSFGFGGTNATLLLSKYRE